In a single window of the Nicotiana tomentosiformis chromosome 8, ASM39032v3, whole genome shotgun sequence genome:
- the LOC104113011 gene encoding probable boron transporter 7, whose product MEKPRTPLKGVIDDLKGRITCYKRDWLDSCGTGVRILAPTAYIFFASALPVIAFGEQLSRETDGAMSTVETLASTAICGIIHSIFGGQPLLILGVAEPTIIMYTYLYSFVKDRPDMGPKLFVAWAGWVCVWTALMLFLLAIFNACNIIPRFTRLAGELFGMLITVLFLQEAIKGVVSEFSIPKGENPELEEFHFQWLYTNGLLAVIFSFGVLLTSLKSRGARSWRYGTGWMRSFIADYGVPLMVVLWTAMSFGVPGKIPSEVPRRLFCPLPWEPKSLYHWTVIKDMARVPVLYIFSAFIPALMIAGLYFFDHSVAAQMAQQKEFNLKNPSAYHYDLFLLGVMTLICGLLGIPPSNGVLPQSPMHTRSLAVLKRQLIRKKMVKSAKEGIKQNATKSEIYGKMHAVFVEMDATSKRTADKELENLKAAVLKHDDGEDGADENFDPEKHIDAHLPVRVNEQRVSNFLQSLLVGCCVFAIPVIRRIPTSVLWGYFAYMAIDSLPGNQFWERVLLLFIPSGRRFKVFEGLHASYVELVPFKFIVKFTALQFLYFLICFGVTWIPIAGILFPLPFFLLISIREHVLPKFFPPEYLKELDAAEYDEIAGCPKEREIPDEENDDFSDAEILDEMTTHRGELKHRSVSFTERQHQVYPHEASGM is encoded by the exons ATGGAGAAACCGAGAACTCCCTTGAAGGGAGTCATTGATGATCTTAAAGGAAGGATAACATGCTACAAACGCGACTGGCTTGACTCATGTGGTACAGGCGTCAG GATACTGGCTCCAACAGCATACATTTTCTTTGCTTCTGCTCTTCCTGTGATTGCTTTCGGAGAACAATTGAGTAGAGAAACAG ATGGAGCAATGAGTACAGTTGAAACTCTTGCTTCTACTGCTATCTGTGGAATCATTCACTCAATATTTGGTGGACAGCCTCTCTTGATTTTAGGAGTTGCAGAGCCGACGATTATCATGTATACCTACTTGTACAGTTTTGTGAAGGACAGACCAGACATGGGGCCAAAGCTGTTTGTCGCCTGGGCAGGATG GGTTTGTGTCTGGACCGCGTTGATGTTGTTCCTTCTTGCTATATTCAATGCGTGCAATATCATACCTAGGTTTACGAGGCTCGCAGGGGAACTCTTTGGCATGTTAATCACGGTTCTTTTCCTCCAAGAGGCTATTAAG GGAGTAGTGAGTGAATTTTCTATTCCGAAAGGGGAAAATCCGGAACTAGAGGAGTTCCACTTTCAATGGCTCTACACAAATGGGTTACTGGCAGTTATTTTCTCATTTGGGGTTCTTTTAACTTCTCTTAAAAGTAGAGGAGCTAGATCATGGCGTTATGGTACAG GTTGGATGCGAAGTTTTATTGCCGACTACGGGGTTCCCCTTATGGTTGTGTTGTGGACAGCAATGTCTTTTGGTGTTCCTGGAAAAATTCCCTCTGAAGTTCCTAGGAGGCTCTTTTGTCCTCTCCCTTGGGAGCCTAAATCATTATACCACTGGACTGTGATCAAG gacatggcaagggTCCCAGTGTTGTATATCTTTTCCGCCTTCATTCCAGCTCTTATGATAGCTGGTCTATACTTTTTTGATCACAGTGTTGCTGCACAAATGGCACAACAGAAGGAGTTCAATCTTAAAAACCCATCTGCTTACCATTACGATTTATTTTTGCTTGGAGTGATG ACGTTGATATGCGGATTACTTGGAATTCCCCCTTCAAATGGGGTACTTCCACAATCACCAATGCATACAAGAAGCCTCGCTGTACTTAAGAGACAG TTAATCCGAAAGAAAATGGTGAAAAGTGCAAAGGAAGGTATTAAGCAGAATGCCACAAAATCAGAGATATATGGGAAGATGCATGCCGTCTTCGTTGAGATGGATGCTACATCAAAG CGCACAGCAGATAAGGAGTTGGAGAACTTGAAGGCAGCTGTATTGAAACATGACGATGGAGAAGATGGAGCAGACGAAAATTTTGACCCTGAGAAGCACATTGATGCCCACTTGCCTGTCCGAGTAAATGAGCAAAGAGTTAGCAACTTCTTGCAATCACTACTTGTGGGATGTTGTGTGTTCGCTATACCTGTGATCAGGAGGATACCTACTTCAGTCCTTTGGGGATATTTCGCCTACATGGCGATCGACAGTCTCCCCGGCAATCAATTTTGGGAGAGGGTGCTGCTGCTTTTTATTCCTTCTGGTAGAAGATTCAA GGTCTTTGAAGGGCTCCATGCCTCGTATGTCGAGTTGGTCCCATTCAAATTCATTGTCAAGTTTACAGCGCTCCAATTCCTGTATTTCTTAATTTGTTTTGGAGTAACATGGATACCTATCGCTGGAATACTATTCCCTTTGCCTTTCTTCCTTCTCATAAGTATAAGAGAGCATGTTCTTCCCAAGTTTTTCCCACCCGAGTATCTTAAGGAATTAGATGCAGCTGAGTACGACGAAATTGCTGGTTGTCcaaag GAGAGAGAGATACCTGATGAAGAAAATGATGATTTCTCTGATGCTGAGATATTGGATGAGATGACAACACATAGAGGTGAACTAAAACACAGATCTGTCAGCTTCACCGAAAGGCAACATCAG GTTTATCCGCACGAGGCTTCTGGAATGTAA